One region of Candidatus Polarisedimenticolia bacterium genomic DNA includes:
- a CDS encoding helix-turn-helix domain-containing protein — translation MKAPEAVTALAALAHQYRLAVYRMLVEAGPEGLPAGGIASRLKLPPSSLTFHLQALQRAGLITRQRMSRQIIYAADFGTMKALVGYLTENCCAQSTSAGCGAKRVPAAERPAASRKIRRSA, via the coding sequence ATGAAAGCACCCGAAGCCGTAACCGCCCTCGCCGCCCTGGCCCACCAGTACCGCCTTGCCGTGTACCGCATGCTGGTTGAGGCCGGACCCGAGGGCTTACCGGCGGGCGGGATCGCGAGCCGACTGAAATTGCCGCCATCCTCGCTCACGTTTCACTTGCAGGCTCTGCAGCGCGCGGGACTCATCACCCGCCAGCGCATGAGCCGGCAGATTATCTATGCCGCCGATTTCGGGACGATGAAGGCCCTGGTCGGCTATCTCACCGAGAACTGCTGTGCGCAGAGCACGTCCGCCGGATGCGGTGCCAAACGCGTCCCGGCAGCGGAGCGTCCGGCAGCCTCTCGCAAGATCCGGAGGAGCGCATGA
- a CDS encoding ArsI/CadI family heavy metal resistance metalloenzyme, which yields MKRLHVHVSVSDIKESIRFYSALFAAEPVVVKNDYAKWMLEDPRVNFAISKRGAEPGIRHLGIQVESRPELAEVYARLRHAKGPIREEGATTCCYAESDKSWVADPQGIEWETFLTTGESTVYGDEISGAGSSRCCEPQCCEPPPGPAAPAAPCCT from the coding sequence ATGAAACGTCTGCACGTCCATGTCAGCGTGAGCGACATCAAAGAATCGATTCGTTTCTATAGCGCGTTGTTCGCTGCCGAGCCGGTCGTTGTGAAAAACGACTACGCGAAGTGGATGCTCGAGGATCCGCGCGTGAACTTTGCAATCAGCAAGCGAGGTGCCGAGCCGGGTATCCGGCATCTTGGCATCCAAGTGGAAAGTCGGCCGGAGCTGGCCGAGGTCTACGCCCGGCTGCGCCATGCCAAGGGGCCGATTCGCGAAGAAGGAGCCACGACCTGCTGTTACGCAGAGAGCGACAAGAGCTGGGTCGCCGACCCGCAGGGCATTGAATGGGAGACGTTCCTGACGACGGGCGAGAGTACGGTCTATGGCGACGAAATCAGCGGTGCAGGTTCAAGCAGGTGTTGTGAGCCACAGTGCTGCGAGCCGCCTCCGGGCCCGGCAGCACCGGCGGCACCGTGTTGCACATGA
- a CDS encoding arsenate reductase ArsC, producing the protein MSGRPYNVLFLCTGNSARSILAEALVNHWGTGKFRGFSAGSHPKGAVHPIALELLKRMKLPTEGLRSKSWDEFANPGALPLDFVITVCDNAAGEVCPIWPGQPMSAHWGVNDPAAARGSETEKWLAFRETFTALERRIKTFTSLPIASLDRMKLKQRLDEIGRTRDD; encoded by the coding sequence ATGAGCGGCCGTCCTTACAACGTCCTCTTCCTGTGTACGGGCAATTCCGCCCGGAGCATCCTCGCGGAAGCGCTCGTGAACCATTGGGGCACGGGCAAGTTTCGTGGCTTCAGCGCCGGGAGTCACCCGAAGGGAGCAGTACACCCGATCGCGCTCGAGCTGCTGAAGCGGATGAAGCTCCCGACCGAAGGCTTGCGCAGTAAGAGCTGGGATGAGTTCGCGAATCCCGGAGCGCTGCCGCTTGATTTCGTTATTACCGTCTGCGACAACGCCGCCGGAGAGGTGTGTCCCATCTGGCCGGGGCAGCCAATGAGCGCGCACTGGGGCGTCAACGATCCCGCTGCTGCAAGGGGAAGCGAGACCGAAAAGTGGTTGGCCTTCCGCGAGACCTTCACGGCGCTGGAGAGACGCATCAAGACCTTCACGAGTCTGCCGATCGCATCGCTCGATCGCATGAAGCTCAAGCAGCGGCTGGACGAAATTGGACGCACACGCGACGATTGA
- a CDS encoding ABC transporter permease, whose product MALLRRLSALLRNLFRRPRVERDLHDEMNDYLEGLVRERVEAGATPEEARRVALLEMGGPEQVKEAVRDVRAGAWIEAFFQDLRFGARILRKSPGFTFLAILTLALGIGANTAVFSVVNTVLLRPLPFPGSERLVTFWQSYPQRGLATWRMSQANFLAYRQEMRSFEQLAAYNRTGYNASGAGEPARLDAMSVSANFFDVLQVRPEFGRAFRTGEDAPGRRALCVLSHAQWRRQFGSDPGVIGKALILDNVPTEIVGVMPADFRWPGPPVDVWVPLDLSPERTSPFNLIGLARLRPGVQAARAEAEATHLLKVRGANDQSFIGSNAVAKPDSDLHAVVTPLHDTVSGASRTPLLVLLGAVALVLLIACANVANLLLGRAAVRQREIAMRFALGATRARVVRQLMTECLLLGALGGAAGLALAGWGLELLAGLPLGIPRLGEVRLDPGVLAFTAGVGLLATLLFGLLPALRIGRLGSRNEWHGEGRGTSSAGTRATHGALVGVQFALSLILLVGTGLLLKSFHRLTAIEPGFETEKVLTMRLYVPPQHPDGYRNPFAPAQGAEGEHALAFYRSVEERLRSLPGITAAGLVDGLPFTGDLNSDGTVIEGHEPEPGTDSTITPLLTVGPGYFRALGIPVLRGRDFADTDRIGSQPVAVVDEAMAKRWGGADPVGGRIRYGWNEEPDAWMTIVGVVANVRDITITAGQEPDPHLYLPLGQGPQRRMGLVVRTAGDPAATAGAIRAAIRGIDPGVPPFDVQTLSQNLDSSLARERFTNILLSLFAAVSLLLAAAGIYGVMSLEVSSRLKEMAIRIALGARPREVFALVLRRGTLLAVAGLGVGFLGALALTRFLKNLLFEVGTTDPATYSMVVVVLVSVAILACALPARRATRVDPIESLRRE is encoded by the coding sequence GCCTTCTTCCAGGACCTGCGCTTCGGCGCGCGCATCCTGCGCAAGTCTCCCGGCTTCACCTTCCTCGCGATCCTGACCCTGGCTCTGGGGATCGGCGCCAACACGGCGGTGTTCAGCGTCGTGAACACCGTTCTCCTGCGGCCCCTTCCCTTCCCCGGCTCCGAGCGGCTGGTGACTTTCTGGCAGTCCTATCCGCAGCGCGGCCTGGCGACCTGGCGCATGTCGCAGGCTAACTTCCTGGCCTATCGCCAGGAAATGCGCAGCTTCGAGCAGCTGGCTGCTTACAACCGCACCGGCTACAACGCCTCGGGCGCCGGCGAGCCGGCGCGCCTGGATGCGATGAGCGTGAGCGCCAATTTCTTCGACGTCCTGCAGGTGCGCCCGGAATTTGGCCGCGCCTTCCGCACCGGCGAGGACGCTCCCGGGCGGCGGGCCCTTTGCGTGCTGAGCCACGCCCAGTGGCGGCGCCAGTTCGGGAGCGATCCGGGAGTCATCGGCAAGGCGCTCATCCTGGACAACGTCCCCACCGAGATCGTCGGTGTCATGCCCGCCGATTTCCGCTGGCCCGGGCCGCCGGTCGATGTCTGGGTGCCGCTCGACCTGAGCCCCGAGAGGACCTCCCCCTTCAACCTGATCGGGCTGGCCCGGCTGCGGCCGGGAGTCCAGGCGGCGCGGGCCGAGGCCGAAGCGACGCATCTTCTCAAGGTCCGTGGCGCCAATGATCAGTCGTTCATCGGCAGCAACGCGGTCGCTAAACCGGATTCCGACCTGCATGCCGTCGTCACGCCGCTTCACGACACCGTCTCCGGAGCCTCTCGCACGCCTCTGCTGGTCCTCCTGGGCGCCGTCGCCCTGGTCCTGCTGATCGCCTGTGCCAACGTCGCCAATCTCCTGCTCGGCCGGGCCGCGGTGCGCCAGCGCGAGATCGCGATGCGCTTCGCGCTCGGCGCCACGCGCGCGCGAGTGGTGCGGCAGCTGATGACCGAATGTCTCCTTCTGGGCGCACTCGGAGGGGCGGCCGGCCTGGCGCTGGCGGGATGGGGGCTCGAGTTGCTGGCGGGACTGCCGCTGGGCATCCCGCGTCTGGGGGAGGTGCGGCTCGATCCGGGGGTGCTGGCCTTCACGGCAGGTGTGGGGCTGCTGGCCACGCTGCTGTTCGGTCTGCTGCCGGCGCTGCGCATCGGGCGGCTCGGATCGCGCAACGAGTGGCACGGCGAAGGACGCGGCACCAGCTCGGCCGGCACCCGCGCCACCCATGGCGCGCTGGTCGGGGTGCAGTTCGCGCTGTCGCTGATCCTCCTGGTCGGCACGGGCCTGCTCTTGAAGAGCTTCCATCGCCTCACGGCTATCGAGCCGGGATTCGAGACCGAGAAGGTACTGACGATGCGCCTGTATGTTCCCCCTCAGCACCCGGACGGCTACCGCAACCCGTTCGCCCCGGCACAGGGGGCCGAAGGCGAGCATGCCCTGGCTTTCTATCGCAGCGTCGAGGAGCGGCTGCGGTCGCTCCCGGGCATCACCGCCGCAGGGCTCGTCGACGGCCTGCCTTTCACCGGCGACCTGAACTCCGATGGCACCGTCATCGAGGGACACGAGCCGGAGCCGGGCACCGACTCCACCATCACCCCTCTTCTGACCGTCGGTCCCGGCTACTTCCGCGCCCTGGGAATCCCGGTGCTGCGGGGCCGCGATTTCGCCGACACCGACCGGATCGGCTCACAACCCGTGGCGGTCGTGGATGAAGCCATGGCAAAGCGCTGGGGCGGCGCCGACCCCGTGGGCGGACGGATCCGCTACGGCTGGAACGAGGAGCCCGATGCCTGGATGACGATCGTCGGAGTCGTCGCGAATGTCCGGGACATCACCATCACCGCCGGGCAGGAGCCCGATCCGCACCTCTACCTTCCTCTCGGACAGGGACCGCAACGACGCATGGGACTCGTGGTCAGGACCGCGGGCGATCCGGCCGCCACCGCCGGCGCCATCCGCGCCGCCATCCGCGGCATCGATCCCGGCGTGCCTCCCTTCGACGTCCAGACCCTTTCGCAGAACCTGGACTCGAGCCTGGCGCGCGAGCGCTTCACCAACATCCTGCTGTCGCTGTTCGCCGCCGTCTCGCTGCTCCTGGCGGCCGCGGGCATCTACGGCGTAATGTCGCTGGAGGTCAGCAGCCGCCTGAAGGAGATGGCCATCCGCATCGCGCTGGGGGCGCGGCCGCGCGAGGTCTTCGCCCTGGTCCTGCGGCGCGGCACGCTGCTCGCCGTGGCGGGGCTGGGGGTCGGCTTCCTGGGAGCCCTTGCCCTGACCCGCTTCCTGAAGAACCTTCTGTTCGAGGTGGGGACCACCGACCCGGCAACCTATTCGATGGTCGTCGTCGTCCTGGTGAGCGTCGCCATCCTCGCCTGCGCCCTGCCGGCCCGCCGCGCCACCCGCGTCGATCCCATCGAATCGCTCCGCCGGGAATAA